The Primulina tabacum isolate GXHZ01 chromosome 7, ASM2559414v2, whole genome shotgun sequence genome includes a window with the following:
- the LOC142550929 gene encoding BEL1-like homeodomain protein 11: MVSEDSPADSNSSILHQFSISNSISDQNQFANQHYDAYGTASVSNIPYPQSLPLSIQCLGERNSKSVDLHTSRLSDESDVSHRTRLMDLLGTSNDQAQRLSLSLGSVSCRQIDTGYLNTAIDRMITDNYSFVRNGFSPSSGSQNESCSISHGTESFSAVVGISKYLKPAQSLLEEMVGVGGKDIDANNQKYVENLSHGSLKGSFRLASEIKAEFFSNELLSEKHGTFVSLLKLLALLDEVDRRYEEYYHHMEELVSSFEVIAGLGAGKSYTALALQAMSNHFCSLRKAILSQIRVSKRKIEKDMPSISARLSQLSLFNQEPRHHQTPVQQIIQNSRQAWRPIRGLPENSVMILRAWLFEHFLHPYPNESEKLMLASQTGLSKNQISNWFINARVRLWKPMIEEMYKEEFADSSTESDQVLTSCCTTREGAGDSAEELS, encoded by the exons ATGGTTTCCGAAGATTCACCTGCGGACTCAAATTCTAGTATTCTGCACCAATTCAGCATCTCAAACTCCATATCTGATCAAAATCAGTTTGCTAACCAGCATTATGATGCTTATGGAACAGCTTCCGTTTCCAATATCCCGTATCCTCAGTCTCTACCTTTAAGCATTCAATGCCTTGGTGAAAGAAATTCGAAATCCGTAGATCTTCATACCTCTCGATTGTCGGATGAATCTGATGTTAGCCATAGAACACGGCTAATGGATCTTCTTGGAACGTCAAATGACCAAGCTCAGAGGCTCTCACTTTCTTTAGGCTCCGTTTCTTGCCGACAAATCGATACCGGTTACCTAAACACAGCAATTGATCGAATGATAACCGATAATTACTCTTTTGTGAGAAATGGTTTTAGTCCATCGTCAGGTTCTCAAAATGAATCTTGCTCGATATCACATGGGACTGAATCATTTTCCGCAGTTGTCGGAATCTCTAAGTACTTGAAACCAGCTCAATCTCTTCTTGAAGAAATGGTTGGAGTTGGAGGAAAGGACATTGATGCTAATAACCAGAAATATGTGGAGAACTTATCCCACGGCAGCCTGAAAGGATCATTCAGGCTAGCTTCCGAGATTAAAGCGGAGTTTTTCAGCAATGAATTGCTGTCTGAGAAGCATGGAACTTTTGTTAGTCTTCTAAAGCTTCTTGCTTTACTGGATGAG GTGGATAGAAGATATGAAGAATACTATCATCACATGGAGGAATTGGTGTCGTCATTTGAAGTGATTGCTGGTTTAGGAGCTGGAAAATCTTACACTGCTCTTGCACTACAAGCCATGTCCAATCACTTCTGCAGTTTAAGAAAAGCGATATTGTCTCAAATTCGAGTTTCAAAGCGAAAGATCGAAAAGGACATGCCTAGTATCAGTGCCAGATTATCCCAACTAAGCTTGTTTAATCAAGAACCTAGGCACCACCAGACTCCAGTTCAACAGATTATACAAAATTCGCGTCAAGCTTGGAGGCCGATTCGAGGATTGCCAGAAAACTCTGTTATGATTCTTCGTGCTTGGCTTTTCGAACACTTTCTACACCC GTATCCTAATGAATCTGAAAAGCTTATGTTAGCATCACAGACAGGCCTGTCAAAGAACCAA ATTTCGAATTGGTTCATAAATGCCCGAGTCCGACTGTGGAAGCCGATGATCGAAGAAATGTACAAGGAGGAATTTGCGGATTCTTCCACTGAATCTGATCAAGTGTTGACGAGCTGTTGCACAACAAGAGAGGGAGCAGGAGATTCCGCAGAAGAATTAAGCTGA
- the LOC142550735 gene encoding uncharacterized protein LOC142550735 produces the protein MSHEIANCFVDFYKGLLGQKVERSTVNRDVILSGPCVMNSDWNVLTASVSIDEIRAALFDIDNDKASGSDGFGSFFFKHAWDLIKHEVIELLKLVIDKIMYGAQAAFIHGRFIVDNIHLVQELLRKYACKRGSPRCILKVHIQKAYDTVDWEFLDEVLSIMNFLQYSFALNGTYHGYFIGKRGLRQDAFGDMAGLRVNSLKSSIYMASIDDSIRHEILQLSGFVLGTFPFRYFCVPLKAIAAKISCWPMHSLSYAGKIELIKSIIQGVECFWLSILPPDLCCQHHKLANKASTDCMGWVVQAFGG, from the exons ATGTCCCATGAGATTGCTAACTGTTTTGTGGATTTCTACAAAGGGCTACTAGGTCAGAAAGTGGAGAGATCTACCGTGAATAGAGATGTTATCTTGAGTGGCCCGTGTGTCATGAATAGTGACTGGAATGTATTGACTGCCAGCGTATCTATTGATGAAATCAGAGCAGCTCTATTCGACATAGATAATGACAAAGCATCGGGCTCGGATGGTTTTGGCTCCTTCTTCTTCAAACACGCTTGGGATCTAATCAAACACGAGGTCATTGAGCT ACTCAAGCTAGTGATTGATAAAATTATGTATGGAGCACAAGCTGCTTTTATCCATGGACGTTTTATCGTTGATAACATTCATCTAGTTCAAGAATTGCTTCGTAAATATGCCTGCAAAAGAGGTTCCCCTCGGTGTATCTTGAAGGTACACATACAAAAAGCTTATGACACGGTGGATTGGGAGTTCTTGGACGAGGTCCTTTCTATTATGAACTTCCTCCAGTATTCATTCG CTCTTAATGGGACTTATCATGGATACTTCATTGGCAAGCGAGGCCTTCGACAAG ATGCTTTTGGTGATATGGCGGGACTGAGGGTCAATTCATTGAAATCAAGCATTTATATGGCCAGTATTGATGATAGTATCAGACATGAAATCCTTCAGCTCTCGGGTTTTGTTCTTGGTACCTTTCCTTTTAGGTATTTTTGTGTTCCATTAAAGGCTATTGCGGCAAAAATTAGCTGTTGGCCGATGCACTCTTTATCTTATGCGGGGAAGATTGAGCTTATCAAATCGATAATTCAGGGAGTCGAGTGTTTTTGGTTATCCATATTGCCTCCCGATTTGTGTTGTCAACACCATAAATTGGCCAACAAAGCATCCACCGATTGCATGGGATGGGTTGTGCAAGCCTTTGGAGGATAG
- the LOC142551607 gene encoding uncharacterized protein LOC142551607, producing the protein MALPQLLHSPTSSSSYAISRKPCLNPVYHLDRSYSFPALPRRRRYGRRKPESLCCSASSFSEKHHTNPPKSDDVIELPLFPLPLVLFPGAILPLQIFEFRYRMMMHTLLQTDLRFGVIYTDAASGTADVGCVGEVIKHERLVDDRFFLICKGQERFRVTKLVRTKPYLVAEVTWLEDRPSGEVEDLDALASEVELYMKDVIRLSNRLNGKPEKEVQDLRRNLFPTPFSFFVGSTFEGAPREQQALLEFEDTAMRLKREKETLRNTLNYLSAASAVKDVFPST; encoded by the coding sequence ATGGCTCTGCCGCAGCTCTTGCATTCCCCTACTTCTTCCTCTTCCTATGCTATTTCTCGCAAACCGTGCTTAAACCCAGTTTATCACCTGGACCGCAGTTATAGTTTTCCCGCTCTGCCCCGGCGCCGCCGTTACGGGCGGCGGAAACCCGAATCTCTGTGCTGCTCGGCCTCGTCGTTCTCGGAGAAACATCATACCAACCCTCCTAAATCTGATGATGTAATCGAGTTGCCGCTCTTCCCTCTTCCCCTTGTTCTGTTTCCGGGCGCTATCCTTCCCCTCCAAATCTTCGAGTTTCGTTACCGCATGATGATGCACACGCTCCTCCAAACCGACCTCCGATTCGGCGTCATCTACACCGACGCTGCCTCGGGCACTGCCGACGTGGGCTGTGTCGGAGAAGTGATAAAACATGAGCGCTTAGTTGACGACCGGTTCTTCTTGATATGCAAGGGGCAGGAACGTTTCCGGGTCACCAAATTAGTCCGCACCAAGCCCTACTTAGTGGCGGAAGTGACATGGCTTGAAGACCGCCCCTCTGGTGAGGTGGAGGATTTGGATGCATTGGCTAGTGAAGTAGAGCTTTATATGAAAGATGTGATTAGGTTGTCGAATAGACTGAATGGGAAGCCGGAAAAGGAGGTTCAAGATTTGAGGAGGAATCTTTTTCCGACACCATTCTCGTTCTTTGTCGGAAGTACTTTCGAAGGCGCACCCAGGGAGCAGCAGGCACTGCTGGAATTTGAGGATACTGCGATGAGGTTGAAAAGGGAGAAGGAGACGCTGAGGAACACATTGAATTACTTgtctgctgcatctgctgttaAGGATGTTTTTCCATCCACATAA